One Streptomyces sp. NBC_00223 genomic window carries:
- a CDS encoding DinB family protein, producing MTIEHGWQSLTLTLFRRVRREFVAAVEGLTDTALEHRLTPATNSVGWLAWHIARGQDRNLSELTGLPQLWLTDGWADRFGRPADPADTGFGHSAAAAAAFRSPGGATLLAYQEAAHGIAERCLAAAPDGDLGRVVVSVTLGNAHSVADRLGGQLDDCFAHLGQIALLESLRAGDPR from the coding sequence GTGACGATCGAGCACGGCTGGCAGAGCCTGACGCTGACCCTTTTCCGGCGGGTCCGCCGTGAGTTCGTCGCGGCCGTCGAGGGCCTGACCGACACCGCTCTGGAGCATCGGCTCACCCCGGCCACCAACAGCGTCGGGTGGCTCGCCTGGCACATCGCCCGGGGCCAGGACCGCAATCTGTCCGAGCTGACCGGCTTGCCGCAGCTCTGGCTGACCGACGGCTGGGCGGACCGGTTCGGGCGCCCGGCCGATCCGGCCGACACCGGATTCGGTCACTCGGCCGCGGCGGCCGCCGCCTTCCGGAGTCCCGGCGGGGCCACGCTGCTCGCCTACCAGGAGGCCGCGCACGGCATCGCCGAGCGCTGTCTCGCGGCCGCGCCCGACGGAGACCTCGGGCGGGTGGTGGTCAGCGTCACGCTGGGGAACGCGCACAGCGTGGCGGACCGGCTGGGCGGCCAACTGGACGACTGCTTCGCCCACCTGGGGCAGATCGCGCTGTTGGAGTCGCTCAGGGCCGGGGACCCCAGGTGA
- the lepB gene encoding signal peptidase I: MSDTKEHVGEGVEVPAAARPVRHELVVALVITLVGVLVAGGAFGLSRERYKVLRTTSGTMRPTFPAGTEVAVRKGGGAGVRRGDVVYVSITGWNPDPMNTLRRVIGVGGDHVVLGAGGPLQVNGEDVDEPYLYRGVSNGPYAVDIRVPQGRIFLLADDRTDSVDSRMHLSKHDGTVPVAEVIGRAQPGVNALVPYFVVMLLAALTAFASLVTSLVLWSRTRRVRRTPRPTPTVTWGPRP; this comes from the coding sequence GTGTCGGACACGAAAGAGCACGTGGGCGAGGGCGTGGAGGTTCCGGCGGCGGCGCGGCCGGTGCGCCATGAGCTGGTGGTCGCCCTGGTGATCACCCTGGTGGGCGTGCTGGTGGCTGGCGGCGCCTTCGGTCTGTCGCGGGAGCGGTACAAGGTGCTGCGGACCACCAGCGGCACGATGCGGCCGACCTTCCCGGCCGGTACCGAGGTGGCCGTGCGGAAGGGCGGCGGCGCCGGCGTCCGGCGCGGGGACGTGGTCTACGTCTCCATCACGGGCTGGAACCCGGACCCCATGAACACGCTGCGGCGGGTGATCGGCGTGGGCGGCGACCATGTCGTCCTGGGCGCGGGCGGCCCGCTCCAGGTCAACGGCGAGGACGTCGACGAGCCGTATCTCTACCGCGGTGTCTCCAACGGCCCGTATGCCGTGGACATACGGGTCCCGCAGGGGCGGATCTTCCTGCTCGCCGACGACCGGACCGACTCGGTCGACTCGCGCATGCACCTGTCCAAGCACGACGGAACCGTCCCGGTGGCAGAGGTGATCGGCCGGGCCCAGCCCGGTGTGAACGCGCTGGTGCCGTACTTCGTGGTGATGCTCCTGGCCGCGCTGACCGCCTTCGCGTCCCTGGTCACGTCCCTCGTCCTCTGGTCCCGCACCCGCCGCGTCCGCCGCACCCCCCGCCCCACCCCCACCGTCACCTGGGGTCCCCGGCCCTGA
- a CDS encoding GntR family transcriptional regulator, protein MDATVAAPPAAPKSPPAAERVYLHVKSGVLDRSYEGGTLLTEGDLADAVGVSRTPVREALLRLEAEGLLKLYPKKGALVLPVSAQEIADVVETRLLVERYAVAKVVGAAPAELITRLEDSLAEQRGHAEAGDLAAFAVADRCFHAEIVRAAGNRILAQLYDQLRDRQLRMGVATMHAVPSRVAKNISEHAEILEALRGGSADTAARLVDRHVSWVKTLARGES, encoded by the coding sequence ATGGATGCCACCGTCGCCGCGCCGCCCGCCGCCCCCAAGTCACCGCCCGCCGCCGAGCGGGTCTACCTCCACGTCAAGTCCGGTGTGCTCGACCGCAGTTACGAGGGCGGCACGCTGCTGACCGAAGGGGACCTCGCCGACGCGGTCGGGGTGTCCCGTACGCCCGTGCGCGAGGCGCTGCTGCGGCTGGAGGCGGAGGGCCTGCTCAAGCTCTACCCGAAGAAGGGCGCCCTGGTGCTGCCGGTCTCCGCGCAGGAGATCGCCGACGTCGTGGAGACCCGGCTGCTGGTCGAGCGGTACGCCGTGGCCAAGGTGGTCGGCGCGGCGCCCGCCGAGCTGATCACACGGCTGGAGGACTCGCTCGCCGAGCAGCGCGGCCACGCGGAGGCCGGCGACCTCGCCGCCTTCGCCGTGGCCGACCGCTGCTTCCACGCCGAGATCGTCCGCGCGGCCGGCAACCGTATCCTCGCCCAGCTCTACGACCAGCTGCGCGACCGGCAGTTGCGGATGGGCGTGGCCACCATGCACGCCGTGCCCAGCCGGGTCGCGAAGAACATCTCCGAGCACGCCGAGATCCTCGAAGCCCTGCGCGGCGGCTCCGCCGACACCGCCGCGCGGCTGGTGGACCGGCATGTGTCCTGGGTCAAGACGCTGGCCCGGGGCGAGTCGTGA
- a CDS encoding MFS transporter, producing MTGRPIPGDPPGGRRAVLVWGVGTLVYLVAVVHRTSLGVAGIDAADRFHIGASALSSFSILQVLVYAGMQIPVGLMVDRLGTKRVLMLGAVLFTAGQGAFALSHSYGMALGARAVLGCGDAMTFVSVLRLGSRWFPARRGPLIAQGAALFGVAGNLISTVALSRLLHSAGWTPTFLGTALGGALVLILVAVFLKDHPEGYEPAPAEHAGMAYVRRQIADSWREPGTRLGMWAHFTTQFSGMVFLLLWGMPYLVEDQGLSRGAAGGLLTLVVVANMVFGMLFGQLIARHHEARMPLTLGVIGATAVMWVVVLGWPGGHDPLWLLVVLCVVLGACGPGSMIGFDFARPANPPERFGTASGIVNIGGFTASVITLFAIGVLLDATGDNYRIAWSSVFVLQAVGTTQILRLRRRSERLERERIAVSRVESVHRSDRAAVSD from the coding sequence GTGACCGGGAGACCGATACCGGGCGACCCACCGGGAGGGCGTCGCGCCGTACTCGTGTGGGGCGTCGGCACCCTCGTCTACCTCGTCGCCGTCGTGCACCGCACCAGCCTCGGTGTGGCCGGGATCGACGCCGCCGACCGCTTCCACATCGGCGCCTCCGCGCTGTCGTCCTTCTCGATCCTCCAGGTGCTGGTCTACGCGGGCATGCAGATACCCGTCGGCCTGATGGTGGACCGGCTCGGCACCAAGCGCGTACTGATGCTCGGTGCGGTGCTCTTCACCGCCGGGCAGGGGGCGTTCGCGCTGTCCCACTCGTACGGGATGGCGCTCGGCGCCCGCGCGGTGCTCGGCTGCGGCGACGCGATGACCTTCGTGAGCGTGCTGCGGCTCGGCTCGCGGTGGTTCCCGGCCCGGCGCGGTCCGCTGATCGCGCAGGGCGCCGCGCTCTTCGGCGTCGCGGGCAATCTGATCTCGACCGTCGCCCTGTCCCGGCTGCTGCACTCCGCAGGGTGGACGCCGACCTTCCTCGGCACGGCGCTGGGCGGCGCCCTCGTGCTGATCCTGGTCGCCGTCTTCCTCAAGGACCACCCGGAGGGATACGAGCCCGCGCCCGCGGAACACGCCGGAATGGCCTACGTACGGCGGCAGATCGCCGACTCCTGGCGCGAACCCGGCACCCGGCTGGGCATGTGGGCGCACTTCACCACCCAGTTCTCCGGGATGGTGTTCCTGCTGCTGTGGGGGATGCCCTATCTGGTCGAGGACCAGGGGCTCTCGCGCGGCGCGGCCGGCGGGCTGCTCACCCTCGTGGTGGTGGCGAACATGGTCTTCGGGATGCTCTTCGGGCAGCTGATCGCCCGTCACCACGAGGCCAGGATGCCGCTGACCCTCGGGGTGATCGGCGCGACGGCGGTCATGTGGGTGGTGGTGCTCGGCTGGCCGGGCGGCCACGATCCGCTGTGGCTGCTGGTCGTGCTGTGCGTGGTGCTCGGCGCCTGTGGGCCCGGCTCGATGATCGGCTTCGACTTCGCGCGGCCCGCCAATCCGCCCGAGCGCTTCGGGACGGCCTCCGGGATCGTCAACATCGGCGGTTTCACCGCGTCCGTGATCACGCTCTTCGCGATCGGTGTGCTGCTGGACGCGACCGGCGACAACTACCGCATCGCCTGGAGCAGCGTCTTCGTCCTCCAGGCCGTCGGCACCACACAGATCCTGCGGCTGCGGCGGCGCAGTGAGCGGCTGGAGCGGGAGCGGATCGCGGTCAGCCGCGTGGAGAGCGTGCACCGCTCGGACCGGGCGGCGGTCAGCGACTGA
- a CDS encoding sensor histidine kinase, which yields MGPPLAAAMAAGAACAWAAVRATAGDRPVVTAAGALAAVLLGVAVALAMSRHRLTRELRHRTDALRAEAARTATAHAVAAKRAAIELDAARRAVRYAEVRRRTAAEAEASLRAALRTETARAAVLEGETARLAEVTVPLALEGLRAGGSAEDVLAGLPRPTGVAHQRLLDVVVREIGAAERMRAAGTAACATTAGRIRALTAATLADLRQMERRHRDQVLGDLLRLDHRTAQAGRLADRIAVLTGSPPARSWAEPVMIGSVLRGASARIDGWRRVRLHPAGTAAVAGDAAEGVMHALAELMDNACAFSPHSREVHVRVRESHAGVYVVVEDAGAAMPDDTLARAQKLVSGDPLDARALSGPRLGLAVVGCLAGTYGLRVTFRPSSLGGTAAVVLIPPGIVTPGAVEEPGAGAGRYADGGGPVAEAAGPAAGASAQVPGQAAGPVPGAVPGPVAGPLPRRARGHSLGASRHDDLAADPPAAWLEPSGDGPPRPRPPREDPSAPSR from the coding sequence GTGGGACCACCGCTGGCCGCCGCCATGGCGGCGGGCGCGGCCTGCGCCTGGGCGGCGGTCCGCGCGACCGCCGGGGACCGCCCGGTGGTCACCGCCGCGGGCGCGCTGGCCGCGGTACTGCTCGGCGTCGCCGTGGCACTGGCCATGTCCCGGCACCGGCTGACCCGTGAACTGCGCCACCGTACCGACGCGTTGCGCGCCGAGGCGGCCCGTACGGCCACCGCGCACGCCGTCGCGGCCAAGCGCGCGGCGATCGAACTCGACGCGGCCCGGCGGGCGGTGCGCTACGCGGAGGTGCGGCGGCGTACGGCGGCCGAGGCCGAGGCGTCGCTGCGGGCCGCGCTGCGCACGGAGACGGCCAGGGCGGCGGTGCTGGAGGGCGAGACCGCGCGACTGGCCGAGGTGACCGTGCCGCTGGCGCTGGAGGGGCTGCGGGCGGGCGGTTCGGCCGAGGACGTGCTGGCCGGGCTGCCGCGGCCCACCGGGGTCGCCCATCAGCGGCTGCTCGACGTGGTGGTCCGCGAGATCGGCGCCGCCGAGCGGATGCGGGCCGCGGGGACGGCCGCGTGCGCGACCACCGCGGGCCGGATAAGGGCGCTCACCGCGGCCACCCTGGCCGATCTGCGGCAGATGGAACGCCGGCACCGCGACCAGGTGCTCGGCGATCTGCTGCGCCTCGACCACCGCACCGCGCAGGCCGGCCGCCTGGCCGACCGCATCGCGGTGCTCACCGGGTCGCCGCCCGCCCGCAGTTGGGCCGAGCCGGTGATGATCGGCTCCGTGCTGCGCGGCGCCTCGGCCCGGATCGACGGCTGGCGGCGGGTGCGGCTGCACCCGGCCGGTACGGCGGCGGTGGCGGGTGACGCGGCCGAGGGCGTCATGCACGCGCTGGCCGAACTCATGGACAACGCCTGCGCGTTCTCCCCGCACTCCCGTGAAGTCCATGTGCGGGTGCGGGAGTCGCACGCGGGCGTGTACGTCGTCGTCGAGGACGCCGGGGCCGCGATGCCGGACGACACCCTGGCCCGGGCGCAGAAGCTGGTCTCCGGCGACCCGCTGGACGCGCGGGCGCTGTCGGGTCCGCGGCTCGGTCTCGCGGTCGTCGGCTGCCTGGCCGGGACGTACGGGCTGCGGGTGACCTTCCGGCCGTCGTCGCTCGGCGGTACGGCGGCGGTGGTGCTGATCCCGCCGGGGATCGTCACGCCGGGCGCGGTGGAGGAGCCGGGCGCCGGCGCGGGGCGGTACGCGGACGGCGGCGGGCCGGTCGCCGAGGCGGCCGGGCCCGCGGCGGGCGCCTCGGCGCAGGTGCCGGGACAGGCGGCGGGGCCGGTGCCGGGGGCGGTCCCGGGGCCCGTGGCCGGGCCGCTGCCGCGGCGGGCGCGCGGGCACTCGCTGGGCGCCTCGCGCCACGACGACCTGGCCGCCGATCCGCCGGCCGCGTGGCTGGAGCCGTCGGGGGACGGGCCGCCGCGGCCGCGGCCGCCGAGGGAAGACCCGTCGGCGCCCTCCCGCTGA